From the bacterium genome, one window contains:
- a CDS encoding MarR family transcriptional regulator yields the protein SDLALFLQIKPPAASELVDRLVKAEFIERETNPNDRRQTILTLSDKGKRIIAQRQEQLVNTYLKMLERMKPKEQKALEQAFVTLARVAKAMDDKEAGL from the coding sequence CAGCGATTTAGCGTTGTTCCTGCAAATCAAACCTCCTGCGGCGTCGGAATTGGTCGACCGCTTGGTGAAAGCGGAATTCATCGAGCGCGAAACTAATCCTAACGACCGTAGACAGACGATCCTCACATTATCAGACAAAGGGAAGCGAATAATCGCACAGCGGCAGGAGCAATTAGTTAATACGTACTTGAAAATGCTCGAGCGCATGAAACCGAAAGAACAAAAGGCACTCGAACAAGCATTCGTAACACTGGCGCGCGTTGCGAAAGCGATGGACGATAAGGAAGCGGGATTATGA